In Aspergillus nidulans FGSC A4 chromosome II, a single window of DNA contains:
- a CDS encoding uncharacterized protein (transcript_id=CADANIAT00004186), which translates to MASSTNLSERGLIAVTWTGAGLGILFTGCRLAIRLTRLKRLLADDYAILAALFFLISNAILQTLQAPHLYYMVQTPQGGDIAHHAVMYVHYEFVIIALFWTVLWSVKAAFLAIFWKTTDQLPVYRRWWWAIAVFCTLAYIGCWLASALNCHPPSAYFKLGQCNKPIDQRGSLISISYSTAVDILSDLMIMTLALWIVWSTTISLRQKLALLVVFSLGGIIIAFAVVRAINILGRSYTDAVGLAVWGIAESSISVIVGCLPPFKTFLSRNNSTYASRYPPVYAQRTISQKRPVFRNASSDEVPLDPDYEMTRSRVRVSNGNARSNGSDEGEIRVTQGFVSVAMRQRSSQLTQTRVSSESEGGLPDEFALRGQLREIKKQLLMRYPKINRADGGKKEGNSILQKSRLSNLPASVSTDSHRDRWDQTAKETRIRMR; encoded by the exons ATGGCCTCCTCCACGAATCTGTCGGAGAGAGGGCTCATCGCGGTGACCTGGACAGGCGCCGGGCTGGGGATCCTCTTCACCGGCTGTCGCCTGGCCATCCGCTTAACGCGACTGAAGCGACTGCTGGCAGACGACTATGCTATCCTCGCCGCGCTATTCTTTCTCATATCGAATGCGATCCTGCAAACGCTTCAGGCACCGCATCTCTACTACATGGTCCAGACCCCGCAGGGCGGCGACATCGCTCACCATGCGGTCATGTACGTTCACTACGAGTTCGTGATCATCGCTCTCTTCTGGACTGTGCTCTGGAGCGTCAAGGCGGCCTTTCTGGCGATTTTCTGGAAGACAACCGACCAGCTGCCGGTCTATCGCCGCTGGTGGTGGGCCATTGCGGTATTCTGTACCCTGGCCTATATCGGCTGCTGGTTGGCCTCTGCACTCAACTGCCACCCGCCATCAGCCTATTTCAAACTCG GTCAATGCAACAAACCCATTGACCAGCGCGGGTCTCTTATTTCCATCTCGTACAGCACCGCCGTGGATATCTTGAGCGACCTGATGA TTATGACCTTGGCTCTATGGATCGTGTGGTCAACGACCATTTCTCTACGCCAGAAGCTCGCGCTGCTGGTCGTTTTCTCGCTAGgcggcatcatcatcgctttCGCTGTCGTGCGGGCCATCAATATCCTGGGGCGGTCCTATACCGACGCAGTGGGCCTGGCTGTCTGGGGTATCGCTGAGTCCTCCATCT CGGTCATTGTCGGTTGCCTGCCACCgttcaagaccttcctcTCCCGCAACAACTCGACGTACGCCTCCCGCTACCCTCCTGTCTATGCCCAACGAACGATCAGCCAGAAGCGACCCGTTTTCAGAAACGCGAGTTCGGATGAGGTGCCGCTAGATCCTGATTACGAGATGACGAGATCCCGAGTCCGCGTCTCAAATGGAAATGCTCGATCTAACGGCTCGGACGAGGGCGAGATTCGAGTCACCCAGGGCTTTGTAAGTGTCGCGATGCGCCAGAGATCATCCCAGCTAACTCAGACAAGAGTATCCTCAGAGAGTGAAGGGGGATTGCCTGATGAGTTCGCTTTAAGGGGTCAATTACGGGAAATCAAGAAGCAACTCCTGATGCGCTACCCAAAGATCAATCGCGCTGACGGAGGGAAAAAGGAGGGAAACAGTATACTGCAAAAATCAAGGCTATCGAACTTGCCCGCCTCGGTGAGTACGGACTCGCACCGTGACCGCTGGGATCAGACGGCAAAAGAGACAAGGATCCGAATGCGCTGA
- a CDS encoding uncharacterized protein (transcript_id=CADANIAT00004187), which produces MKSSLGLLVLAGLGQVSASSHACADSVQAPHDRCWKKINWDGLNSTVSGKLIRNLPPAVSCYPGPLYSKQECEYVDEQWSNTTFQMLEPIGYCYPVDDSCPVVLSGAQAGDCRLGSSPVYTVNATEPEDLAAGIAFASKNNVRLVVRNTGHDILGRSTGYGSLQIWMRYLRKGIIHHESFESRCTKSDWKGAAFTVAGGYVWDDVYEEAFARDLVVVGGGDPTVGVIGGYVQGGGHSPAMRDFGLATDQILEAQVILANGRIVTASPCSHSDLFTAIRGGGGGTYGVVISLTIKAYPSTPMVAHSLVLSSQTGQNTSQLLDAITDLYEAYPALNDYGFSGYGSWSILDPTTTYGNSSAGYQHALAARNKSLSEAKATLAPVLKKLSTYSSVAVSINWFEFPSYAAYYRTLSGVHQQTGSPEMALASRMFDKTHLTANHNSLRSLIGTLAGAPAETTINQVIMVGGGKVLEKPEYSGAHPAWRSTYLVHEVARGWLESMGEAYGNSVKKDITYNKYAAMRRFTPGMGSYMNEADINDPWWREDFYGAANYKRLLAIKNKYDPEGLFYCPTCVGSSSWSEHELPGLGFGPLCARK; this is translated from the exons ATGAAGTCAAGTTTGGGGCTGCTCGTTTTAGCCGGCCTCGGCCAAGtgtcggcctcgtcgcaCGCAT GTGCTGACTCGGTGCAGGCGCCGCATGATAGGTGCTGGAAGAAAATCAATTGGGATGGGCTGAACTCGACGGTGTCTGGAAAGCTCATCCGCAACCTGCCCCCGGCCGTCTCCTGCTACCCCGGTCCCCTATACAGCAAGCAGGAGTGCGAGTACGTCGACGAGCAATGGTCTAATACGACATTCCAAATGCTGGAGCCCATTGGCTACTGCTATCCGGTCGACGACAGCTGCCCCGTCGTCCTCAGCGGAGCCCAGGCAGGCGACTGTCgcttagggtcttctccagtctACACCGTCAATGCGACGGAGCCAGAGGATCTGGCGGCAGGTATTGCATTCGCAAGTAAGAATAACGTTCGGCTTGTCGTGAGAAACACAGGCCACGATATCCTTGGAAG GTCTACGGGCTACGGATCTCTTCAAATCTGGATGCGATACCTGCGCAAGGGAATCATCCACCACGAGTCTTTCGAGAGTCGTTGCACTAAATCCGACTGGAAGGGCGCTGCGTTCACGGTTGCTGGTGGCTATGTATGGGACGACGTCTACGAAGAGGCATTCGCTCGTGACTTGGTTGTCGTCGGAGGAGGCGATCCT ACTGTCGGCGTCATTGGAGGCTACGTCCAAGGAGGCGGCCATTCTCCCGCCATGCGCGATTTCGGCCTCGCAACTGACCAGATCCTCGAGGCTCAAGTCATTCTTGCCAACGGAAGGATAGTCACCGCAAGTCCGTGCTCACATTCAGACCTCTTCACCGCGATTCgtggtggcggcggtggaacGTATGGAGTGGTCATTTCCCTCACCATCAAGGCGTACCCGTCAACGCCAATGGTTGCTCACTCGCTTGTGCTATCGTCACAAACCGGCCAGAACAcaagccagctgctggacgCTATCACGGACCTCTATGAAGCCTATCCTGCACTAAATGATTACGGATTCTCCGGTTACGGCTCATGGTCAATCTTGGACCCGACCACTACTTACGGCAACTCGTCCGCAGGATACCAACATGCGTTGGCCGCAAGAAACAAGTCACTTTCCGAAGCCAAGGCTACTCTAGCGCCAGTCCTGAAGAAACTCTCGACCTATAGCTCTGTGGCCGTTTCTATTAACTGGTTTGAGTTCCCCTCCTACGCAGCGTACTACCGCACGCTGTCTGGAGTCCACCAGCAGACTGGGTCGCCTGAAATGGCACTTGCGTCTCGTATGTTTGACAAAACCCACCTGACGGCCAACCACAATTCGCTGCGCAGCTTGATTGGGACGCTGGCCGGGGCTCCGGCTGAAACGACCATCAACCAGGTCATTATGGTCGGTGGCGGCAAGGTTCTCGAGAAGCCAGAGTATAGCGGCGCACACCCTGCCTGGAGATCAACGTATCTTGTCCACGAAGTTGCGCGTGGCTGGCTGGAGTCCATGGGAGAGGCGTATGGGAACAGTGTCAAGAAAGATATCACCTACAACAAGTATGCGGCAATGCGTCGCTTTACCCCCGGAATGGGCAGCTATATGAATGAG GCCGATATAAACGATCCTTGGTGGCGAGAAGACTTCTACGGTGCTGCCAACTACAAGAGGCTTCTTGCCATTAAGAACAAATATGACCCCGAAGGCCTTTTCTACTGCCCGACCTGTGTCGGAAGTTCATCATGGTCGGAGCACGAGTTGCCTGGTCTGGGCTTTGGCCCGCTCTGCGCCCGCAAGTGA
- a CDS encoding uncharacterized protein (transcript_id=CADANIAT00004189) — translation MPVRLPGRKSQDKGPATEMTGGNQLPLTGGTECAIQTVYEGPPKCTCCKNWVTEYPGSSRTVNEQQQYLPTKRMALIVRMAKSHRDGASNALTLHSIVVQSPSLKETLGEVFEDKGITSPALKKLVFYAPFHPFIHRWNRLGEILRRQKKRGQAAAAYTQLLIDVLRTRLEGTVAEINNLLHHKIITYSMLWALFEPDVLVVSQVAGHERLFKVRSCEYDDEEGCLKITARFVDWDGKGFGYVMQSFEIRRFSGDKSIVELDVFPVIFHPSREEVEANAASRGERFRDLCGVRYVAFSGLIRYQVEWKEIVRNLDDRVVIDAASYFETDYEHRAALMPLNSDTDAPQIYAVDEQHCHESVTESEGRQYTMRQREEQRNDARFSEEASSTRITNGSMPILAAPVSGDPHGPNEEIMEEHLRLCSPYVRGFSLKLKRWLEFDLDGITEIKWNDSAFAELMLPPGYRDLVLSFVAGLSNGKDALDDLIEDKGLGISLLFAGSSGTGKTLTARAIAEELRKPLYILSAGEFEQDPSSAEERLRRTFMLAEKWNAVLLIDKCDTLLQERPSDRLEHNKILAVFLRLLEYYRGILIIATDQADTTDKTLKSRVHFTMHFPELSAPARKEIWRQSIARSKADAAITDKVYDRLSQLPLNGHQIKQVVKIATLLSYQQTQSLGLAQIRTVLSASQEVDAPAIAGI, via the exons atgcCGGTACGGCTTCCAGGTCGGAAATCGCAGGATAAGGGGCCGGCAACCGAGATGACTGGCGGCAATCAGCTTCCCCTGACTGGTGGAACTGAATGTGCGATTCAAACGGTTTATGAAGGGCCGCCAAAGTGCACATGTTGCAAGAACTGGGTAACCGAATATCCCGGTAGTTCACGTACAGTGAATGAGCAACAGCAATACCTTCCGACGAAGCGGATGGCCTTGATTGTGCGTATGGCGAAGAGCCACAGAGATGGTGCCAGTAACGCCTTAACGCTGCACTCTATTGTCGTCCAGAGCCCGTCATTGAAGGAGACATTGGGCGAAGTCTTCGAGGACAAGGGCATCACTTCACCCGCTCTCAAGAAGCTTGTTTTCTATGCCCCCTTCCATCCATTTATACATCGCTGGAACCGGTTAGGCGAGATTCTCAGACGACAGAAAAAGAGAGGGCAGGCGGCTGCAGCATATACGCAGTTGCTTATAGACGTGCTCAGAACGAGACTCGAGGGTACGGTGGCAGAGATCAACAACCTACTACACCACAAGATTATCACATACTCTATGCTGTGGGCACTCTTTGAGCCGGACGTCCTTGTCGTTTCCCAGGTTGCGGGGCATGAGCGCTTGTTCAAAGTACGCAGTTGTGAAtatgacgacgaagaaggtTGTCTGAAGATTACCGCCCGGTTCGTGGACTGGGACGGCAAGGGCTTTGGCTATGTCATGCAAAGCTTTGAGATTCGTCGATTCAGCGGCGACAAATCTATAGTCGAACTCGACGTCTTCCCGGTCATATTTCACCCATCAAGGGAAGAGGTAGAGGCTAATGCGGCTAGCCGTGGCGAACGCTTCCGGGATCTCTGCGGCGTTCGGTACGTGGCGTTCTCGGGTTTGATTCGGTATCAGGTggagtggaaggagatcGTAAGGAAC CTTGACGATCGCGTTGTCATTGATGCGGCCTCTTATTTTGAAACGGATTACGAACACCGTGCCGCATTGATGCCTCTGAATTCGGACACAGACGCGCCCCAAATTTATGCCGTGGATGAGCAGCACTGTCACGAGAGCGTGACGGAATCCGAAGGGAGGCAGTACACTATGCGTCAACGGGAAGAGCAGAGGAACGATGCCAGATTTTCCGAAGAAGCGTCTTCGACTCGGATCACCAATGGCAGTATGCCTATCCTAGCTGCACCTGTAAGCGGCGACCCACACGGTCCAAATGAGGAGATCATGGAGGAGCACTTACGGCTTTGCTCCCCTTATGTCCGAGGCTTTTCACTGAAATTGAAAAGGTGGCTGGAGTTCGACCTTGACGGCATCACAGAGATCAAGTGGAATGATAGTGCCTTTGCTGAATTGATGCTGCCACCTGGTTACAGAGATCTGGTGCTCTCATTTGTGGCGGGACTGAGCAACGGCAAGGACGCCTTGGACGATCTCATTGAAGATAAAGGTCTAGGTATCAGCTTGCTCTTTGCTGGGAGCTCTGGCACCGGCAAGACACTGACAGCCAGGGCTATTGCGGAGGAGCTCCGTAAGCCCTTGTACATTCTGAGTGCCGGGGAATTTGAACAAGATCCGTCGAGCGCTGAAGAAAGGCTGAGGCGTACATTCATGCTGGCTGAGAAGTGGAATGCAGTGCTCCTTATTGACAAATGTGATACTCTCCTGCAAGAGCGGCCCTCTGATCGCCTTGAGCATAACAAGATCCTCGCCGTTTTTCTCAGGTTGCTGGAATACTACCGCGGGATTCTGATAATAGCCACCGATCAAGCAGATACCACCGACAAGACGCTGAAAAGCCGCGTACATTTCACCATGCACTTTCCCGAGCTCAGTGCACCCGCTAGAAAAGAGATATGGAGGCAATCTATTGCTCGTTCAAAGGCGGACGCGGCCATCACAGACAAGGTGTATGACCGGTTGTCCCAGCTGCCGTTG